From a region of the Argiope bruennichi chromosome 8, qqArgBrue1.1, whole genome shotgun sequence genome:
- the LOC129980575 gene encoding serine/threonine-protein phosphatase 6 catalytic subunit translates to MNDIDKWVDIAKDCKYLPENDLKKLCDIVCDLLLEESNIQPVFTPVTVCGDIHGQFYDLEELFRTGGQLPDTNYIFLGDFVDRGYYSLETFTRLLTLKAKWPDKITLLRGNHESRQITQVYGFYDECQTKYGNANAWRYCCKVFDLLTIAAIIDDQVLCVHGGLSPLIRTLDQIRTIERNQEIPHKGAFCDLVWSDPEDVDTWSVSPRGAGWLFGAKVTHEFMHLNDLKLICRAHQLVHEGYKYMFDEKLVTVWSAPNYCYRCGNVAAVLAFTDVDTRQPQLFSAVPDSERVIPARITTPYFL, encoded by the exons ATGAATGATATTGATAAATGGGTAGATATTGCGAAGGACTGCAAATACTTACCTGAAAACGATTTGAAG aaattatGTGACATAGTATGTGATTTGCTTCTGGAAGAATCAAATATTCAACCTGTTTTCACTCCAGTTACTGTATGTGGTGACATTCATGGTCAA ttttatgatttgGAAGAATTATTCAGGACTGGTGGACAATTACctgatacaaattatatatttctt ggTGATTTTGTTGATAGAGGATATTACAGTCTTGAGACTTTCACTCgattattaactttaaaagcaaa ATGGCCTGATAAAATAACTTTGTTGCGTGGAAATCATGAAAGTCGACAGATAACTCAAGTTTATGGGTTTTATG ATGAATGTCAAACAAAATATGGAAATGCTAATGCTTGGCGTTATTGTTGTAAAGTGTTTGATCTTCTAACCATTGCTGCA ATTATAGATGATCAAGTGTTATGTGTTCATGGTGGTCTTTCTCCTCTCATACGAACTCTGGACCAAATCAGGACAATcgaaagaaatcaagaaatccCTCACAAAGGAGCATTTTGTGAT TTGGTATGGTCTGATCCTGAGGATGTAGATACATGGTCTGTGAGCCCCAGAGGTGCTGGTTGGCTTTTTGGAGCTAAAGTTACCCATGAG ttcATGCACTTAAATGACTTAAAGCTGATTTGTAGAGCACATCAACTTGTTCATGAAG GTTACAAATACATGTTTGATGAGAAGCTGGTTACCGTTTGGTCTGCTCCAAATTATTGTTACAGATGTGGCAACGTTGCAGCAGTACTAGCATTCACAGATGTCGATACACGTCAACCACAACTTTTTAGCGCAGTGCCTGATTCAGAACGGGTCATTCCAGCTAGAATTACAACTCCATATTTTTTGTAA